A region from the Triticum aestivum cultivar Chinese Spring chromosome 3D, IWGSC CS RefSeq v2.1, whole genome shotgun sequence genome encodes:
- the LOC123076630 gene encoding uncharacterized protein: MLPVQYGQLADDGDEANKAWTGEKRRRKHLPPSSSDAPATAHDHGDMEEVTIQGCQDPISHATDMELLLRTDSAHEESYGQNSLISEEDHGDMEDTIKGCQDPTSHATDMEGTIQAGQDYDLLLKTEPAKEESEQCFGPYFLLSKEDQAKDRQFLLANIQKEDDYPTDLPLYLTREEHRKIEARLARYRVAYYKVVNPECARQLKEPEEYTDDELLNESYFAGLEDDESFEWYIHREDTYNIELNDYQRIVPRNFLPGRSGNLYGYHDEYRSRYHTYKIDDVYVKYYAEISKKIKWIADFLHLDRKTKDWIEWDTRAWRQALRIATGFPHMTEKLAGYAYDEYITELEMDASLKDIDLLYFEIWRLVAKENRTYKEAVKEVYESGEFPIHKAVLHAELNGGHIFVTMQEMIYAVVLEGGIELTDEEKKARGVFRKLSFSMHKPLNMAQYAQKKVEIAKQLKLDNEDGFVPFRPFEF, encoded by the exons ATGCTGCCCGTCCAGTATGGCCAACTGGCCGATGATGGAGATGAGGCAAACAAGGCGTGGACAGGGGAGAAGAGGCGCCGCAAGCACCTGCCCCCATCATCTTCCGATGCTCCTGCCACTGCCCACGACCATGGAGACATGGAGGAGGTCACCATCCAAGGGTGCCAAGATCCGATTTCTCATGCGACAGACATGGAGCTGCTGCTCAGAACAGATTCGGCACACGAAGAAAGCTACGGGCAGAACTCCCTTATCAGCGAGGAAGACCATGGAGATATGGAGGACACCATCAAAGGGTGCCAAGATCCGACTTCTCATGCAACAGACATGGAGGGCACCATCCAAGCAGGCCAAGATTATGATCTGCTGCTGAAAACAGAGCCGGCAAAAGAAGAAAGCGAGCAGTGTTTCGGGCCGTACTTCCTTCTCAGCAAGGAAGACCAGGCCAAGGATCGTCAATTTTTGCTTGCCAATATTCAGAAGGAGGACGATTATCCTACTGACCTGCCACTTTATTTGACACGGGAGGAACACCGCAAGATAGAAGCGCGCCTTGCACGCTATCGCGTCGCTTATTACAAG GTTGTGAATCCGGAGTGCGCACGTCAGCTCAAGGAACCAGAAGAATACACCGATGATGAACTTCTTAACGAGTCGTACTTTGCGGGGTTAGAGGATGATGAAAGTTTTGAGTGGTACATCCATCGTGAAGACACGTACAACATTGAATTGAATGACTACCAACGGATTGTCCCTCGTAATTTT CTGCCTGGTAGGAGTGGAAACCTGTACGGCTATCATGATGAGTACCGCTCACGTTATCATACATATAAAATTGATGATGTTTATGTCAAGTACTATGCAGAAATTTCAAAGAAAATCAAG TGGATTGCAGATTTTTTGCATCTGGATCGCAAGACTAAGGAT TGGATAGAATGGGATACTAGAGCATGGAGGCAAGCATTGAGGATTGCAACTGGCTTTCCCCATATGACTGAAAAATTAGCTGGTTATGCTTATGAC GAGTACATTACGGAGCTGGAAATGGATGCGTCCCTCAAGGACATAGATCTCCTCTATTTTGAGATCTGGAGGCTTGTCGCTAAAGAAAAT AGAACTTACAAAGAGGCTGTGAAGGAAGTTTATGAGTCTGGCGAGTTCCCTATACACAAAGCAGTACTACATGCTGAACTCAATGGGGGCCATATCTTTGTAACGATGCAAGAAATG ATCTACGCTGTTGTCCTGGAGGGTGGCATTGAACTGACT GACGAAGAGAAGAAAGCTAGGGGTGTGTTTAGGAAGTTATCTTTCAGCATG CATAAACCACTGAACATGGCTCAGTATGCTCAGAAGAAGGTGGAGATAGCAAAACAGTTGAAGCTGGACAATGAG GATGGATTTGTTCCTTTTAGACCCTTTGAGTTCTGA